The window GGCGAACAGCCATCGGATGGTGGTAATCCTTATGTTTATTCTGTTCGTACCGATGGACGTCTTAAAAATGCAGCCCAGTTTGGCGATATAATAATTAAAAGTTCCGATGGATCAGTGTTGAAGCTAAAAGATGTAGCTACCATAGAGCTTGGAGCAGCTAGCTATGCTAACGACGCGATGTTAAACGGCAAACCGGCTATTCCTCTTTTGCTATTTTTACAAAACGATGCGAATGCTCTTGCTACCGCAAATGCTGTAAAAGAAAAGCTTAACGAGCTAAAGAAAACTTATCCCGTTGGCCTAGAGCACACCATAGCTTACAATCCAACAGAATTTATAGATGTTTCAATTGATGAGGTTATAAAAACTTTCATTGAAGCGATGGTACTCGTCTTAATCGTAATGTACTTTTTCTTAAAAAGTTTTCGCGCTACCATCATCCCGATGCTTGCTGTGCCAGTTTCTATCATAGGTACATTTGGCGGACTTTATGTGATGGGCTTTAGTATAAATTTGATCACGCTTTTTGCCTTAGTTCTTGCCATCGGTATCGTCGTAGATGACGCTATTATCGTCATAGAAAATGTCGAGAGAATTTTACATGAAGATAAAGAAATAAGCGTAAAAGATGCGACATTTAAGGCGATGGAGGAGGTGCAAACTCCGGTTATCTCTATCGTACTCGTGCTTTGTGCTGTTTTCGTACCGGTCTCTTTCATGGAGGGCTTTGTAGGTGTTATACAAAAGCAGTTTGCGCTCACACTTGTCGTTTCTGTTTGTATCTCAGGCTTTGTCGCTCTTACTCTTACGCCAGCACTTTGTGCGGTTATGCTTAAGAAACAAGAGAATAAGCCATTTTGGATAGTTCAGAAATTTAACGACTTCTTTGACTTTAGCACTAGACTCTTTACGGCCGGAGTGGCTAAAATTTTAAGGCATATTATTATTAGCTTTATTGTAATTGGTATTTTAGGATTTGCCACTTATAAGCTATTCGATGCTGTGCCAAAAGGACTTGTGCCTTCAGAAGACAAGGGTGCTTTAATGGTTATCACCTCACTTCCGCCTTCAACAAATATGCTAAAGACAAAAGAAGAAGTAGTCTCAATTAGCAACGCCATTTTAAGCAATCCAAATGTTGAGTTCACTATGGCTTTTGCAGGTTATGACATACTAGCTAGCTCGCTTAGGGAAAATTCAGCCGTTAGCTTTATAAAGCTAAAAGATTGGAGTGAGAGAAAAGGCGTTAACAATGGAGCTGATACATTGGCTGGCCAGTTTAATGGTATGCTTTGGAGCTCAAAAAACTCAATGACATTCGTTGTAAATTTACCACCTATCATGGGTCTTTCAATGACTGGTGGTTTTGAGATGTATCTACAAAATAAAAGCGGCAAGAGTTACAACGAGATAGAAGCAGACGCTAGAAAAGTATCAGCAATAGCTAATGCAAGGCCTGAACTAACAAATGTCAGAACTACGCTTGAGACAAATTATCGTCAGTTTAAGATAACAGTTGATAAAGAGAAAGCAAGGCTATTTGGCGTAAGCGAGAGTGAAATTTTTAGCACGATAGCAGCTAGCTTTGGCTCTTACTACATAAACGACTTCAACCTTGCAGGCAAATCTTACCGCGTATATGCAAGGGCAAGTGATAACTTTAGAAACAACCCTGAGGATCTAAGAAAAATTTTCGTTCGCTCATATGATGGCGGCATGGTGCCACTAAATTCAGTAGCAACACTTACAAGAACGATCGGACCTGACATCGTTGATAGATTTAACCTCTTTCCATCAGCTAAGATCATGGGCGATCCAAAACCTGGCTACACGTCAGGCGATGCGATCAGAGCGATCCAAGAGGTCGTAAATGACACGCTAAGCAGCGAGGACTACGCTATAAGCTGGGCGGGAACGGCGTATCAAGAGGTAAATTCTCAAGGAACAGGCACGGTCGCCTTTATCTTTGGTATGATCTTTGTCTTTTTGATCCTTGCCGCTCAGTACGAAAGATGGCTCATTCCGCTTGCGGTCATCACAGCCGTACCATTTGCGGTATTTGGCTCATTGCTAGCAGTTTGGATAAGAGGTCTAACAAACGACATCTACTTTGAGATCGGACTCTTGCTGCTCATCGGTCTAGCGGCTAAAAATGCCATTTTGATCGTAGAATTTGCTATGCAAGAGCGTGATAGCGGTAAGAGTATATTTGACTCAGCGATAAATGCAGCTAGACTTCGCTTTAGACCAATTGTAATGACATCAATTGCATTTACGCTTGGCGTATTTCCTATGGTTATAAGCACAGGTGCTGGTGCAGCTTCTCGCCACTCACTTGGAACTGGCGTGGTTGGTGGCATGATCGCTTCAACTACGATAGCAATATTTTTCGTGCCAATGTTTTACTATTTGCTTGAAAATTTAAATGAGAAATACTGGAAAAAGGGAGCAAAAAAAGATGAAAAATAAGGCGTTTATACTTATAACGGCGGCGTTTTTGGCTGGTTGCTCATTTCGTTCAGATATGCCAAAGATAGATACAAATTTCACTTCAACATATACTTATGAGACAAGTGATATAAGAGATTTTTGGTGGAAAGAATTTCACGATGAAAATTTAAATTCTATAGTAGAAAATGCACTCGAGAAAAATACAAATTTACGTGTCGCTTATTTAAATTTAGAGAAAGCAAAAGCAAGCCTTGGCGTAGCTGAGGCAGATTTGCTTCCTAGTATAAATTTAAATGTAGGCTACGAAAAAGCAAAAAGTAGTGGTGAAACATATACCAAGCAACCACAAACTCGTTATAGAAAATCAGATATAAATTTAGGATTAAACTATGAGATTGATCTTTGGGGTAGAGTAAGAAATAATGTAGCGGCAGCTGAAGAAAGCCTAAATGCAACCAAATTTGACTACGATAGCGCGAGACTAAGTATCAGCTCAAGTGTTGCGAAAAGCTACTTTGCGTTAGTTTCATTAAATATGCAAGAAGCTGTGCTAAGAGAGACTCTAAAAACTTATGAAGACACGTTAGCGCTTCGCAAAACACAGCTTGATCTTGGAAGCATAAATGAGATGACTTATTTGCAAAGTAAGGCAGCAGTAGAAAGCGCTAAGACCAATCTTACTTCTATATTAAATGCAAAGTCAAAAGCTATCACTTCACTAGCCATCTTGACTGGTAAAAGTAATAATGAAATTTTAAATGGAGCTGTTGCTAGCTCACAAAATTTACCAGCTT of the Campylobacter concisus genome contains:
- a CDS encoding efflux transporter outer membrane subunit; amino-acid sequence: MKNKAFILITAAFLAGCSFRSDMPKIDTNFTSTYTYETSDIRDFWWKEFHDENLNSIVENALEKNTNLRVAYLNLEKAKASLGVAEADLLPSINLNVGYEKAKSSGETYTKQPQTRYRKSDINLGLNYEIDLWGRVRNNVAAAEESLNATKFDYDSARLSISSSVAKSYFALVSLNMQEAVLRETLKTYEDTLALRKTQLDLGSINEMTYLQSKAAVESAKTNLTSILNAKSKAITSLAILTGKSNNEILNGAVASSQNLPASPEIGAGISSEILLRRSDVAKTLADLKATNALVGVAKAEYFPTISLTGLFGFSSIDFENIFVGNANTWSIGGSLAQKIFDFGRIKNNVAVAKTNEQIAAVNYEAAVKSALGEVRDALVSRQNAKISLEQVKILLKSQQRIYSLAKEQYDAGYIGHLELLDAQRNLLQAKLQDVSAKLDEVDSAVEVYRAFGGGFKLEK
- a CDS encoding efflux RND transporter permease subunit — protein: MFSRFFINRPIFATVISIIIVIAGLMGIKGLPIEEYPSLTPPTVSVSATYSGADAQTIADSVASAIEDQINGVENMLYMQSTSSSAGTMNISVYFKIGSSAKQATIDVNNRVQAALSRLPQEVQNMGVTVRERSGSILQVVGFTNPNMDLIELYNYVNLNIADEIKRVSGIGDTVLIGTKEYSMRIWLKPDRLAHFKLTPSDVISQVKIQNSQYAAGKIGEQPSDGGNPYVYSVRTDGRLKNAAQFGDIIIKSSDGSVLKLKDVATIELGAASYANDAMLNGKPAIPLLLFLQNDANALATANAVKEKLNELKKTYPVGLEHTIAYNPTEFIDVSIDEVIKTFIEAMVLVLIVMYFFLKSFRATIIPMLAVPVSIIGTFGGLYVMGFSINLITLFALVLAIGIVVDDAIIVIENVERILHEDKEISVKDATFKAMEEVQTPVISIVLVLCAVFVPVSFMEGFVGVIQKQFALTLVVSVCISGFVALTLTPALCAVMLKKQENKPFWIVQKFNDFFDFSTRLFTAGVAKILRHIIISFIVIGILGFATYKLFDAVPKGLVPSEDKGALMVITSLPPSTNMLKTKEEVVSISNAILSNPNVEFTMAFAGYDILASSLRENSAVSFIKLKDWSERKGVNNGADTLAGQFNGMLWSSKNSMTFVVNLPPIMGLSMTGGFEMYLQNKSGKSYNEIEADARKVSAIANARPELTNVRTTLETNYRQFKITVDKEKARLFGVSESEIFSTIAASFGSYYINDFNLAGKSYRVYARASDNFRNNPEDLRKIFVRSYDGGMVPLNSVATLTRTIGPDIVDRFNLFPSAKIMGDPKPGYTSGDAIRAIQEVVNDTLSSEDYAISWAGTAYQEVNSQGTGTVAFIFGMIFVFLILAAQYERWLIPLAVITAVPFAVFGSLLAVWIRGLTNDIYFEIGLLLLIGLAAKNAILIVEFAMQERDSGKSIFDSAINAARLRFRPIVMTSIAFTLGVFPMVISTGAGAASRHSLGTGVVGGMIASTTIAIFFVPMFYYLLENLNEKYWKKGAKKDEK